Genomic window (Deltaproteobacteria bacterium):
AGCGCGGTGCTCCGCGAGGTCTTCACCTTGTCCATGAGCTTGGCCACGGCCTCGGGGTGGTCCTTGAACCAGGCGGCGGCGCGCTCGCGGCCCTGGGCCACGCGCTCGCCGTCGAAGCTGAACCAGGCGCCGTTCTTCTCCATCACGCCTTCGTTGCAGGCCAGGTCCACCGCCTCCGCGTCGCGATCCACGCCCAGGCCGTAGCGCACGTCGAACTCAGCCTCCTGAAACGGCGGGGCGAGCTTGTTCTTCACCACCTTCACGCGCACCCGGCTGCCCACGATCTTGTCGGCCTCCTTCAGCGGGCCGATGCGGCGAATGTCGAGGCGCACGCTCGCGTAGAACTTGAGCGCGTGGCCGCCGGTGGTCGTCTCTGGGTTGCCGAACATCACGCCGATCTTCATGCGGATCTGGTTGATGAACATGATGGTCGTGCCGGTCTTGGCCACGGCGCCGGTGAGCTTGCGAAGCGCCTGGCTCATCAAGCGCGCCTGCAGGCCCATGTGCGCGTCGCCCATCTCGCCCTCGATCTCCGCGCGGGGCACGAGCGCGGCCACGCTGTCCACCACGATCAAGTCGATCGCGCCCGAGCGAACGAGCTCATCGGCGATCTCCAATGCCTGTTCGCCGGTGTCCGGCTGGCTGATGAGCAGCTCCTCCAGGTTCACGCCGAGCGCCTTCGCGTAGCGCGTGTCGAGCGCGTGCTCCGCGTCGATGAAGGCCGCGGTGCCGCCCTGCGCCTGGCACTGGGCGATGGCCTGCAGCGCGAGCGTGGTCTTGCCGCTCGCCTCGGGGCCGTAGACCTCCACCAGCCGGCCCTTGGGGTAGCCGCCCACGCCGAGCGCGAGGTCGAGCCCCACGCTGCCGGTGGGAATGGTGGCCACGACCGGCGGCTCCTGGTCCTCGCCCATGCGCATCACCGCCCCCTTGCCGAACTGCTTCTCGATCGCCGCCAGCGCGCTCGAGAGCGCCTTCCACTTCTCGTTCTTCTCCTTGGACATGTGTCCCCCCTTTGCAAACGCGCGCCGACCCATTCGGCGCGACAGTTCAAGCCGCTTCCACGCGCCGGTACTCCAGCTTGGGCGCACCGAAATTCAGGACCACGCCCCGGGCGATCCGCGCCGCGGCGAGCGCGCGCCGGGCGTCGTCGAGCCTGCGCGGCGTCAGCTTCGGCGACGACTCCAGCTCCACCAGCACGCGCTCACCCACCAGCAGATCCGGCCGGAACTCGCCGACGGGCCGGCCCTGGTACTTCACCACCAGTGCGGGCTGCGCCTGGACGCTCACGCTTCGCTGCTTGAGCTCCCAGTCCAGCGCCTTGCGATAGACGTCCGCATCAAAGCGGCCGCCTAGCTCACGGCGCACCGAGAACGCCGCGCCGATGACGTGGTTGCACAGCTCCTGCTCTTCGCCGCCCTCGTCCGATCCGAAAAACCACCCCATCGCCGCCCCCCTTTCGAATCACGCCAGTTTGCGATCCAGCGTGCGGTACTGAATGGCCTCCGCCACGTGCTGCGTGGTGATCCCGTCGCTCGCGGCCAGATCCGCGATCGTCCGCGCCAGTCTCAAGATTCGGTCGTACGCACGCGCGCTCATGCCCAACCGATCGACGACCGCCGCCATCAACTTCTCGCTCTCCGAGTCGAGCG
Coding sequences:
- a CDS encoding GxxExxY protein; the encoded protein is MGWFFGSDEGGEEQELCNHVIGAAFSVRRELGGRFDADVYRKALDWELKQRSVSVQAQPALVVKYQGRPVGEFRPDLLVGERVLVELESSPKLTPRRLDDARRALAAARIARGVVLNFGAPKLEYRRVEAA
- the recA gene encoding recombinase RecA, whose protein sequence is MSKEKNEKWKALSSALAAIEKQFGKGAVMRMGEDQEPPVVATIPTGSVGLDLALGVGGYPKGRLVEVYGPEASGKTTLALQAIAQCQAQGGTAAFIDAEHALDTRYAKALGVNLEELLISQPDTGEQALEIADELVRSGAIDLIVVDSVAALVPRAEIEGEMGDAHMGLQARLMSQALRKLTGAVAKTGTTIMFINQIRMKIGVMFGNPETTTGGHALKFYASVRLDIRRIGPLKEADKIVGSRVRVKVVKNKLAPPFQEAEFDVRYGLGVDRDAEAVDLACNEGVMEKNGAWFSFDGERVAQGRERAAAWFKDHPEAVAKLMDKVKTSRSTALLMPSQSGGEVAQA